In the Passer domesticus isolate bPasDom1 chromosome 4, bPasDom1.hap1, whole genome shotgun sequence genome, one interval contains:
- the LOC135299828 gene encoding uncharacterized protein LOC135299828: protein MADSPSAPTQNGRQPLRSHTKWRTAPSPPHKMADSPFAPTQNGGQPLCPHTKWRTAPLPPHKMARSPFAPTQNGGQPLCPHTKWRTASAPHKMADSPFAPTQNGGQPLCPHTKWQTAPLPPHKMEDSASAPTQNGGQPPPHTKKGGKLLSVRAWQKHMDQSWRVSEMLVDKENVSMGNKEEKEKHEPWRWRTNQNKEENCVRHGDCWSSTKYLKAIKITILTCELYNLNTYLEVSNEMYQTHSYFFF, encoded by the exons ATGGCGGATAGCCCCTCAGCCCCCACACAAAATGGCAGACAGCCCCTTCGCTCCCACACAAAATGGCGGACAGCCCCTTCGCCCCCACACAAAATGGCGGACAGCCCCTTTGCCCCCACACAAAATGGAGGACAGCCCCTTTGCCCCCACACAAAATGGAGGACAGCGCCTCTGCCCCCACACAAAATGGCGCGCAGCCCCTTTGCCCCCACACAAAATGGCGGACAGCCCCTTTGCCCCCACACAAAATGGCGCACAGCCTCCGCCCCACACAAAATGGCAGACAGCCCCTTCGCTCCCACACAAAATGGCGGACAGCCCCTTTGCCCCCACACAAAATGGCAGACAGCCCCTTTGCCCCCACACAAAATGGAGGACAGCGCCTCTGCCCCCACACAAAATGGCGGACAGCCTCCACCCCACACAAAAAAAGGCGGGAAGCTCCTGAG TGTAAGAGCGTGGCAAAAGCACATGGATCAGAGCTGGAGAGTTTCGGAGATGCTGGTGGATAAGGAG AATGTTTCCATGGGTAAcaaggaggagaaagagaagcacGAGCCATGGCGATGgagaacaaaccaaaacaaagaagaaaattgtgTAAGGCACGGAG aTTGCTGGTCCTCCACGAAATACCTTAAAGCCATTAAAATCACCATCCTAACTTGTGAATTATACAACTTGAACACTTATCTGGAAGTGAGTAACGAGATGTACCAAACACACTCTTATTTCTTCTTCTGA